Proteins co-encoded in one Brassica oleracea var. oleracea cultivar TO1000 chromosome C4, BOL, whole genome shotgun sequence genomic window:
- the LOC106342729 gene encoding protein MEI2-like 2 isoform X1, with the protein MVSSIAVGGDSKKMEAEPKDSLSAADLDMPSLELRSTETFNRGSASDLSMFSSSLPTLLHENLNMTDSDSWLSLDDKLGVGNSENDSLEEDVEPDSLETLLPEDENELLPGLIDELNFNGLPDELEECDVFCTGGGMELDVESQENHAVDSGAANSFVPRKRPNTSGRVSVEHPNGEHPSRTLFVRNINSSVEDSELTALFEPFGEIRSLYTACKSRGFVMISYYDIRASHAAMRALQNTLLRKRTLDIHFSIPKENPSEKDMNQGTLVIFNVDTTVSNDELLKLFGAHGEIREIRETPNRSFHRFIEYYDVRDAESALKALDRSEIGGKCIKLELSRPGGARRVSVPSTSQDLDRNEIANFFNQVANSPPAGNWPVGSPVKGSPSHTFPRPHGLGNMPGLASILPGHQPSRYQGLLNHPNQTILNKGLLHNVAFGQPHSLPEHIGGGISNSMRFIAPPHSSGFGTSSDNRYRWGSPPQHFNYPGYTGASSSSSSKHGFPFAERQGSLLGKYQHHVGSAPSSSHFNTHMNRYTETSSLLPLGFGDMGINKSYTNAHGQANVGVNFTGSGMSLLPTIPFGGSRGLQSVRHEPFAEQGRITHFETQLTDGGRYHIDLDRIATGDDTRTTLIIKNIPNKYTYMMLVAEIDEKHKGDYDFLCLPIEFKNNCNMGYAFVNMVSPLHIVPFQQTFSGKVWENFNSGKVASLAYAEIQGKSALASYMQNPSPMKDGKHLFPQVSHYNDDGQDANDQEQPFSSIWNITALDPDWSYTTDKNVNSKNIVEEESF; encoded by the exons ATGGTTTCCTCCATCGCAG TTGGTGGTGACTCCAAAAAGATGGAGGCAGAACCAAAGGATTCACTCTCTGCTGCTG ATTTAGACATGCCATCTTTGGAGCTTAGATCAACTGAAACTTTTAATAGAGGCAGTGCAAGTGATCTGAGCATGTTCTCAAGCTCATTGCCCACACTTCTTCATGAAAACC TGAACATGACTGATTCAGATAGCTGGCTCTCACTTGATGATAAACTTGGCGTAGGAAACTCAGAGAATGATTCTTTGGAAGAAGATGTTGAACCTGATTCTTTAGAAACCTTGCTTCCCGAGGATGAAAATGAGCTCCTTCCCGGCCTCATTGATGAGCTTAATTTCAACGGGCTGCCTGATGAACTCGAAGAGTGTGATGTTTTCTGTACTGGAGGGGGTATGGAACTGGATGTTGAATCCCAAGAGAATCATGCTGTTGATAGCGGTGCTGCAAATTCATTTGTTCCTCGTAAACGCCCCAATACATCTGGCAGAGTTTCAGTAGAACATCCAAACGGTGAGCATCCTTCAAGAACACTATTTGTGAGGAACATCAACAGCAGTGTCGAGGATTCAGAGTTAACCGCTCTCTTTGAG CCGTTTGGGGAGATCAGGAGCTTGTACACTGCATGCAAAAGCAGAGGTTTTGTAATGATATCCTACTATGACATCCGAGCTTCTCATGCTGCAATGCGTGCACTACAGAACACTCTCTTAAGAAAGAGGACATTAGACATTCACTTCTCCATTCCCAAA GAAAATCCTTCAGAGAAGGATATGAACCAAGGGACGCTTGTGATATTTAATGTGGACACAACAGTATCAAACGATGAGCTCCTTAAGCTGTTTGGTGCCCATGGTGAAATAAGAGAG ATTAGAGAAACTCCAAACAGGAGTTTCCACAGGTTCATTGAGTACTATGATGTTAGAGATGCAGAGTCAGCTCTAAAAGCACTGGACAGAAGCGAGATTGGTGGTAAATGTATAAAGCTCGAACTTAGCCGTCCTGGTGGAGCTCGTCGAGT CTCGGTGCCGTCTACAAGTCAAGATTTGGACAGAAACGAAATTGCAAATTTCTTCAATCAAGTAGCTAATTCTCCACCAG CAGGTAACTGGCCAGTTGGTAGTCCTGTGAAGGGCTCTCCTTCTCATACCTTTCCGAGGCCACACGGTCTAGGTAATATGCCTGGATTGGCTTCGATTCTCCCTGGTCACCAGCCTTCTCGCTACCAAGGGCTATTAAACCATCCAAACCAAACTATTCTGAATAAAGGATTGTTGCACAACGTTGCCTTTGGGCAACCTCATTCGTTGCCAGAGCATATAGGAGGTGGAATTTCCAACTCCATGAGGTTTATAGCTCCACCACACTCTTCAGGATTTGGGACTTCTTCTGATAACCGTTATCGGTGGGGAAGCCCTCCTCAGCATTTCAATTATCCTGGTTACACTGGTGCTTCATCATCATCATCATCTAAGCATGGTTTTCCATTTGCTGAGAGGCAAGGTTCATTACTTGGGAAGTACCAGCATCATGTTGGCTCTGCTCCTTCAAGCAGTCATTTTAATACCCATATGAATCGCTACACAGAGACCTCCTCTCTGTTACCACTTGGATTTGGAGATATGGGAATCAACAAAAGCTATACCAATGCTCATGGACAAGCCAACGTTGGTGTGAACTTCACTGGCTCCGGCATGTCCTTGTTACCAACAATTCCTTTTGGTGGGAGTAGAGGATTACAATCAGTAAGACATGAACCTTTTGCTGAGCAAGGTAGGATCACACACTTTGAGACTCAGCTCACAGATGGTGGGCGGTATCATATTGACTTGGATAGAATTGCTACTGGAGATGATACTCGGACTACATTAATCATTAAGAACATCCCAAACAA GTATACTTACATGATGCTGGTGGCTGAGATTGACGAGAAGCACAAGGGAGACTATGACTTTCTTTGCTTACCTATAGAATTTAAG AATAATTGCAACATGGGTTATGCTTTTGTCAACATGGTCTCTCCACTTCACATTGTTCCCTTCCAGCAG ACCTTCAGTGGTAAAGTATGGGAAAATTTCAACAGTGGGAAAGTTGCTTCATTGGCATATGCAGAGATCCAAGGAAAGTCAGCCCTTGCTTCATACATGCAGAATCCAAGTCCTATGAAGGACGGTAAGCATCTGTTTCCACAAGTCTCTCACTACAATGATGATGGTCAAGACGCTAATGATCAG GAACAGCCTTTTTCAAGCATTTGGAACATAACCGCGCTTGATCCAGATTGGTCTTACACGACGGATAAGAACGTTAACTCCAAGAACATTGTAGAAGAAGAGTCTTTCTAA
- the LOC106337435 gene encoding ribose-phosphate pyrophosphokinase 4, with protein MSENAANNNNIFMEKNQICKEAIVSELQKKKVHLFYCLECEELARNIAAESDHITLQSINWRSFADGFPNLFINNAHQIRGQHVAFLASFSSPAVIFEQISVIYLLPRLFVASFTLVLPFFPTGSFERMEEEGDVATAFTMARIVSNIPISRGGPTSVVIYDIHALQERFYFADQVLPLFETGIPLLTKRLQQIPETEKVIVAFPDDGAWKRFHKLLDQYPTVVCTKVREGDKRIVRLKEGNPTGCHVVIVDDLVQSGGTLIECQKVLAAHGAAKVSAYVTHGVFPNSSWERFTHKNNGVEEAFAYFWITDSCPQTVKSIGNKAPFEVLSLAGSIADALQI; from the exons ATGTCTGAGAACGCAGCCAACAACAACAACATCTTCATGGAGAAGAACCAGATTTGTAAGGAAGCCATCGTGTCTGAACTACAGAAGAAGAAAGTTCATCTCTTTTACTGCTTAGAGTGTGAAGAACTCGCTCGCAACATCGCCGCCGAATCTGACCACATCACTCTCCAATCCATCAACTGGAG GAGCTTTGCTGATGGATTCCCAAATCTGTTTATCAACAACGCACACCAAATCAGAGGCCAGCACGTGGCCTTCCTCGCTTCATTCAGCTCTCCTGCGGTCATCTTCGAGCAGATCTCTGTCATTTACTTGCTCCCTCGCCTGTTCGTTGCTTCCTTCACCTTGGTGCTGCCTTTCTTCCCCACCGGCTCCTTTGAGAGGATGGAGGAGGAAGGAGACGTGGCTACTGCTTTCACCATGGCTAGGATTGTCTCCAACATCCCCATTTCGCGTGGTGGTCCGACTAGTGTAGTCATCTATGACATTCACGCTCTACAG GAAAGGTTTTACTTTGCTGATCAGGTTCTTCCTTTGTTCGAGACTGGGATCCCTTTGCTGACGAAGCGTCTTCAGCAGATTCCTGAGACTGAGAAA GTCATAGTTGCGTTTCCGGATGATGGAGCTTGGAAGCGTTTCCACAAGCTGTTGGATCAGTACCCCACG GTGGTGTGCACAAAGGTTCGTGAAGGCGATAAGAGAATAGTTAGGCTGAAGGAAGGTAACCCTACTGGTTGCCACGTTGTCATCGTTGATGATCTTGTGCAGTCTGGTGGTACACTCATTGAGTGCCAG AAAGTATTGGCAGCTCATGGAGCAGCGAAGGTGAGTGCTTATGTAACTCATGGTGTCTTCCCTAATAGCTCATGGGAGCGTTTCACTCACAAGAACAATG GAGTAGAAGAAGCGTTTGCTTACTTCTGGATCACAGATTCTTGTCCACAGACGGTTAAGTCCATAGGAAACAAAGCTCCTTTCGAAGTCTTGAGCCTCGCGGGATCCATTGCTGATGCTCTACAGATTTGA
- the LOC106342729 gene encoding protein MEI2-like 2 isoform X2, whose product MVSSIAVGGDSKKMEAEPKDSLSAADLDMPSLELRSTETFNRGSASDLSMFSSSLPTLLHENLNMTDSDSWLSLDDKLGVGNSENDSLEEDVEPDSLETLLPEDENELLPGLIDELNFNGLPDELEECDVFCTGGGMELDVESQENHAVDSGAANSFVPRKRPNTSGRVSVEHPNGEHPSRTLFVRNINSSVEDSELTALFEPFGEIRSLYTACKSRGFVMISYYDIRASHAAMRALQNTLLRKRTLDIHFSIPKENPSEKDMNQGTLVIFNVDTTVSNDELLKLFGAHGEIREIRETPNRSFHRFIEYYDVRDAESALKALDRSEIGGKCIKLELSRPGGARRVSVPSTSQDLDRNEIANFFNQVANSPPGNWPVGSPVKGSPSHTFPRPHGLGNMPGLASILPGHQPSRYQGLLNHPNQTILNKGLLHNVAFGQPHSLPEHIGGGISNSMRFIAPPHSSGFGTSSDNRYRWGSPPQHFNYPGYTGASSSSSSKHGFPFAERQGSLLGKYQHHVGSAPSSSHFNTHMNRYTETSSLLPLGFGDMGINKSYTNAHGQANVGVNFTGSGMSLLPTIPFGGSRGLQSVRHEPFAEQGRITHFETQLTDGGRYHIDLDRIATGDDTRTTLIIKNIPNKYTYMMLVAEIDEKHKGDYDFLCLPIEFKNNCNMGYAFVNMVSPLHIVPFQQTFSGKVWENFNSGKVASLAYAEIQGKSALASYMQNPSPMKDGKHLFPQVSHYNDDGQDANDQEQPFSSIWNITALDPDWSYTTDKNVNSKNIVEEESF is encoded by the exons ATGGTTTCCTCCATCGCAG TTGGTGGTGACTCCAAAAAGATGGAGGCAGAACCAAAGGATTCACTCTCTGCTGCTG ATTTAGACATGCCATCTTTGGAGCTTAGATCAACTGAAACTTTTAATAGAGGCAGTGCAAGTGATCTGAGCATGTTCTCAAGCTCATTGCCCACACTTCTTCATGAAAACC TGAACATGACTGATTCAGATAGCTGGCTCTCACTTGATGATAAACTTGGCGTAGGAAACTCAGAGAATGATTCTTTGGAAGAAGATGTTGAACCTGATTCTTTAGAAACCTTGCTTCCCGAGGATGAAAATGAGCTCCTTCCCGGCCTCATTGATGAGCTTAATTTCAACGGGCTGCCTGATGAACTCGAAGAGTGTGATGTTTTCTGTACTGGAGGGGGTATGGAACTGGATGTTGAATCCCAAGAGAATCATGCTGTTGATAGCGGTGCTGCAAATTCATTTGTTCCTCGTAAACGCCCCAATACATCTGGCAGAGTTTCAGTAGAACATCCAAACGGTGAGCATCCTTCAAGAACACTATTTGTGAGGAACATCAACAGCAGTGTCGAGGATTCAGAGTTAACCGCTCTCTTTGAG CCGTTTGGGGAGATCAGGAGCTTGTACACTGCATGCAAAAGCAGAGGTTTTGTAATGATATCCTACTATGACATCCGAGCTTCTCATGCTGCAATGCGTGCACTACAGAACACTCTCTTAAGAAAGAGGACATTAGACATTCACTTCTCCATTCCCAAA GAAAATCCTTCAGAGAAGGATATGAACCAAGGGACGCTTGTGATATTTAATGTGGACACAACAGTATCAAACGATGAGCTCCTTAAGCTGTTTGGTGCCCATGGTGAAATAAGAGAG ATTAGAGAAACTCCAAACAGGAGTTTCCACAGGTTCATTGAGTACTATGATGTTAGAGATGCAGAGTCAGCTCTAAAAGCACTGGACAGAAGCGAGATTGGTGGTAAATGTATAAAGCTCGAACTTAGCCGTCCTGGTGGAGCTCGTCGAGT CTCGGTGCCGTCTACAAGTCAAGATTTGGACAGAAACGAAATTGCAAATTTCTTCAATCAAGTAGCTAATTCTCCACCAG GTAACTGGCCAGTTGGTAGTCCTGTGAAGGGCTCTCCTTCTCATACCTTTCCGAGGCCACACGGTCTAGGTAATATGCCTGGATTGGCTTCGATTCTCCCTGGTCACCAGCCTTCTCGCTACCAAGGGCTATTAAACCATCCAAACCAAACTATTCTGAATAAAGGATTGTTGCACAACGTTGCCTTTGGGCAACCTCATTCGTTGCCAGAGCATATAGGAGGTGGAATTTCCAACTCCATGAGGTTTATAGCTCCACCACACTCTTCAGGATTTGGGACTTCTTCTGATAACCGTTATCGGTGGGGAAGCCCTCCTCAGCATTTCAATTATCCTGGTTACACTGGTGCTTCATCATCATCATCATCTAAGCATGGTTTTCCATTTGCTGAGAGGCAAGGTTCATTACTTGGGAAGTACCAGCATCATGTTGGCTCTGCTCCTTCAAGCAGTCATTTTAATACCCATATGAATCGCTACACAGAGACCTCCTCTCTGTTACCACTTGGATTTGGAGATATGGGAATCAACAAAAGCTATACCAATGCTCATGGACAAGCCAACGTTGGTGTGAACTTCACTGGCTCCGGCATGTCCTTGTTACCAACAATTCCTTTTGGTGGGAGTAGAGGATTACAATCAGTAAGACATGAACCTTTTGCTGAGCAAGGTAGGATCACACACTTTGAGACTCAGCTCACAGATGGTGGGCGGTATCATATTGACTTGGATAGAATTGCTACTGGAGATGATACTCGGACTACATTAATCATTAAGAACATCCCAAACAA GTATACTTACATGATGCTGGTGGCTGAGATTGACGAGAAGCACAAGGGAGACTATGACTTTCTTTGCTTACCTATAGAATTTAAG AATAATTGCAACATGGGTTATGCTTTTGTCAACATGGTCTCTCCACTTCACATTGTTCCCTTCCAGCAG ACCTTCAGTGGTAAAGTATGGGAAAATTTCAACAGTGGGAAAGTTGCTTCATTGGCATATGCAGAGATCCAAGGAAAGTCAGCCCTTGCTTCATACATGCAGAATCCAAGTCCTATGAAGGACGGTAAGCATCTGTTTCCACAAGTCTCTCACTACAATGATGATGGTCAAGACGCTAATGATCAG GAACAGCCTTTTTCAAGCATTTGGAACATAACCGCGCTTGATCCAGATTGGTCTTACACGACGGATAAGAACGTTAACTCCAAGAACATTGTAGAAGAAGAGTCTTTCTAA
- the LOC106342279 gene encoding pentatricopeptide repeat-containing protein At2g42920, chloroplastic — protein sequence MIPINLCHPAVTVPAIPSTSSVSVSSYLRLIDTQCTTMRELKQIHANLIKTGLISDTIAASRVLAFSCAATSSDINHAYFLFTRINPKNQFVWNTMIRAFSKSSFPEKAISLLVEMLSCSDSVKPERLTYPSVFKAYANLGKARDGRVLHGRVIKEGLKDDAFIRNTVLHMYATCGCFDEAWRVFEGMVEFDVVAWNSMIMGLARFGLVEDARKLFDEMSQRSEVTWNTMISGFVRNGRFKDALEVFGVMQERSVRPDGFTMVSLLNACGCLGGSEQGRWVHEYIVKNGFGLNGVVVTALIDMYCKSGCVEEGLKVFEEAHEKQLSCWNSMILGLANNGHVERAIDLFLELERSGLEPDSVSFIGVLTACAHSGKVHKAIEFFILMREKYFIEPSIKHYTCMVNVLGGAGLLEEAEAMIKNMPVEEDAIIWTSLLSACRKNGNVEMAERAAKCLKKLDPDETCGYVLMSNAYASYGLFEEAVEQRVLMKERHMEKEIGCSSIEVDFEVHEFVSSGKRHPKSSEIYSLLGVLNWDASVLSSEVGYYSIC from the coding sequence ATGATTCCGATCAATTTATGCCACCCCGCCGTAACGGTACCGGCGATTCCGTCGACATCTTCCGTCTCCGTTTCCTCCTATCTCCGATTGATAGACACGCAATGCACCACGATGAGAGAACTCAAGCAGATCCACGCCAACCTCATCAAAACCGGTTTAATCTCCGACACCATCGCCGCGAGCCGCGTCCTCGCCTTCTCCTGCGCCGCCACGTCATCAGACATCAACCACGCTTACTTTCTCTTCACAAGGATCAACCCCAAGAACCAATTCGTGTGGAACACTATGATCCGCGCCTTCTCCAAGAGCTCGTTTCCCGAGAAGGCGATTTCGCTTCTCGTCGAAATGTTGTCGTGTTCTGATTCCGTGAAGCCGGAGAGATTGACTTACCCTTCGGTGTTCAAGGCCTACGCGAATCTCGGGAAGGCACGTGACGGGAGGGTGCTACACGGGAGGGTTATCAAAGAAGGGCTTAAAGACGACGCCTTTATACGGAACACGGTGTTGCATATGTACGCGACGTGCGGGTGTTTCGACGAAGCTTGGAGGGTTTTCGAGGGGATGGTGGAGTTCGATGTTGTTGCTTGGAACTCGATGATCATGGGTTTAGCTAGATTCGGGTTGGTTGAAGATGCGCGGAAGCTGTTCGATGAAATGTCGCAGAGGAGTGAGGTTACTTGGAACACGATGATTAGTGGGTTTGTGAGGAACGGTAGGTTTAAGGATGCGTTGGAGGTGTTTGGAGTGATGCAGGAGAGAAGTGTGAGGCCTGATGGGTTTACGATGGTGAGTCTGTTGAATGCTTGTGGCTGCCTTGGGGGAAGTGAGCAAGGGAGATGGGTACATGAGTATATAGTGAAGAATGGGTTTGGGTTGAATGGTGTAGTTGTGACTGCGCTTATAGATATGTACTGTAAGTCCGGGTGTGTTGAGGAAGGTTTAAAGGTGTTTGAGGAGGCTCATGAGAAGCAGTTATCGTGTTGGAACTCGATGATTCTTGGTTTAGCTAATAATGGGCACGTGGAAAGAGCTATTGATTTGTTCTTGGAGTTAGAGCGTTCTGGCTTGGAGCCAGATTCTGTCAGTTTCATTGGTGTTTTAACAGCTTGTGCTCACTCCGGGAAAGTACATAAAGCTATCGAGTTTTTCATATTAATGAGAGAGAAGTACTTTATTGAGCCGTCGATAAAACACTACACTTGCATGGTTAACGTGCTGGGTGGAGCGGGGCTTCTAGAGGAAGCAGAAGCGATGATAAAGAACATGCCGGTGGAAGAAGACGCTATTATATGGACTTCTTTGCTTTCTGCTTGCAGGAAAAACGGTAACGTTGAGATGGCTGAGCGAGCAGCGAAATGTTTGAAGAAGCTTGATCCAGATGAAACTTGTGGTTATGTGCTCATGTCTAATGCTTATGCTTCGTATGGGCTGTTTGAAGAGGCGGTTGAACAGAGGGTTTTGATGAAGGAAAGACACATGGAGAAGGAAATAGGGTGCAGTTCGATTGAAGTAGATTTCGAAGTTCATGAGTTTGTTTCTTCCGGGAAAAGACATCCTAAATCTTCAGAGATTTACAGCTTACTAGGTGTTTTGAACTGGGATGCCTCTGTATTAAGCTCAGAAGTTGGCTACTACTCAATTTGCTGA
- the LOC106342730 gene encoding uncharacterized protein LOC106342730 produces the protein MASMADQTLLQPFLAKPATKDSDSGIFPRIFSVIIIGAISLWANHEASKGFSITIINEAKETPSGKRFSLFFESDDTAVRLLLETSFFVERFLYDGVPRRLRKPVNHVTVRFNGNRSDVSVTSNASNGEYVIGLSSSLMKRNEFRNAVKAALRRSMVKVWLWGDESAGASPELVAGLVEYLAVRRRFDELGGYYWKDKESVNVARWLDYCERRSEGFIRRLNHGMRLRLDDQTVDLASNGACGSRQDVLRDNGFDD, from the coding sequence ATGGCTTCAATGGCGGATCAGACTCTTCTTCAACCTTTCCTAGCCAAACCCGCCACCAAAGACTCAGATTCAGGTATCTTTCCACGTATCTTCTCTGTTATCATCATCGGAGCAATCTCATTGTGGGCAAACCACGAGGCATCAAAAGGCTTCTCCATAACCATCATCAACGAAGCTAAAGAAACTCCTTCAGGGAAGAGATTCTCTCTTTTCTTCGAATCTGATGATACCGCGGTGAGGCTCTTGCTCGAGACGAGCTTCTTCGTGGAGAGGTTTCTCTACGACGGTGTTCCTCGTCGTCTCCGGAAGCCTGTAAACCACGTTACCGTACGGTTCAACGGAAACAGAAGTGATGTCTCGGTAACTTCTAATGCAAGTAATGGAGAGTATGTGATCGGTTTAAGCTCATCTTTAATGAAAAGAAATGAGTTTCGTAACGCTGTGAAGGCGGCATTGCGACGATCTATGGTTAAGGTTTGGCTATGGGGAGACGAGTCAGCAGGGGCTTCGCCGGAGCTTGTCGCCGGGTTAGTGGAGTATTTGGCCGTACGTCGTCGTTTTGATGAGTTAGGTGGGTATTATTGGAAGGATAAGGAGTCTGTGAATGTGGCTAGGTGGTTGGATTACTGTGAAAGACGTAGCGAGGGTTTCATCAGAAGGCTGAACCATGGGATGAGACTTAGGTTGGATGATCAGACGGTGGATCTCGCTTCGAATGGTGCGTGTGGTTCACGTCAGGATGTGTTGCGTGACAATGGATTTGATGATTGA